The Raoultibacter phocaeensis genome contains a region encoding:
- a CDS encoding vWA domain-containing protein — translation MKDLTPIAEGDVVLQERELKRAQGAPAPAVGLASEKRMAEKRERYERCLPVALDILEEARTSLAVRFRFLDRALWRMPLQPSFEIYGIASDGVKLYFDPEYVVARFKLSPNEVVRDVIHCLFHCIFRHPFMLYSVLRTPWDVACDIAIETLLLDLVGEAFPCNMDRRAKESLKVIRAQLDGVVTAERLYHFFANEGNQIDLRSLSPLFFRDTHGLWYGEGEGGSSQGARGAARQVPEEREGGALPETSGSESLDDALDAGEAPSGGGDEGDASSDAQDGAGETGADRDEADEEACESGETGESAEAPRDERQVDKDAMDAWEDISRRIQIELEAHLVRQGAGAGSFAAALEAVNRETYDYARFLERFATLHERMRVNPDEFDYIYYVYGLDHYGNMPLIEPLEYREARSVHDFVIAIDTSESVSGELVQAFIRKTYNILKQVENFTERVNIHIIQCDARVQEDTVITSLEELDLYIDSMELKGFGGTDFRPVFEYVNLLVARGAFADLRGLVYFTDGQGTFPSRKPPYDAVFAFIDDGYSDPSVPPWALKVILDERGLT, via the coding sequence ATGAAAGATCTGACACCCATTGCAGAAGGCGACGTGGTTTTGCAGGAGCGGGAGCTGAAGAGGGCTCAGGGCGCACCAGCGCCCGCGGTGGGCCTTGCTTCCGAGAAGCGCATGGCCGAAAAGCGCGAGCGCTACGAGCGCTGCCTGCCGGTGGCCCTCGACATCCTCGAAGAGGCGCGCACCTCGCTCGCGGTGCGGTTCCGCTTCCTCGACCGGGCCCTGTGGCGCATGCCGCTTCAGCCGAGCTTCGAGATATACGGCATCGCGAGCGACGGCGTGAAGCTGTACTTCGACCCCGAGTACGTGGTGGCGCGCTTCAAGCTTTCTCCGAACGAAGTGGTGCGCGATGTCATACATTGCCTGTTCCACTGCATATTCCGCCATCCCTTCATGCTGTACTCAGTGCTCCGCACGCCTTGGGACGTCGCCTGCGACATAGCCATCGAGACGCTTTTGCTCGATCTGGTGGGCGAAGCGTTTCCCTGCAACATGGACAGGCGGGCCAAAGAATCGCTCAAGGTCATTCGCGCCCAGCTCGACGGCGTAGTCACGGCCGAGCGCCTGTACCATTTCTTCGCCAACGAGGGAAACCAGATCGATCTTCGCTCGCTTTCTCCCTTGTTCTTCCGCGATACGCACGGTCTGTGGTACGGCGAGGGCGAGGGGGGATCTTCGCAGGGCGCACGGGGCGCGGCCCGTCAGGTTCCCGAGGAGCGCGAGGGCGGAGCGCTGCCCGAAACATCGGGAAGCGAATCGCTCGACGATGCGCTCGATGCGGGCGAGGCTCCCTCGGGCGGAGGCGACGAGGGCGATGCGTCGTCCGATGCACAGGATGGAGCCGGGGAAACGGGAGCCGATCGCGACGAGGCGGACGAGGAAGCCTGCGAAAGCGGAGAGACGGGCGAGAGCGCCGAAGCGCCGCGCGACGAGCGGCAGGTGGACAAGGACGCCATGGATGCGTGGGAGGATATCAGCCGCCGTATCCAGATAGAACTCGAGGCGCATCTCGTGCGCCAAGGCGCGGGTGCGGGATCCTTTGCTGCGGCGCTCGAGGCGGTCAACCGAGAAACCTACGACTATGCCCGGTTTCTCGAACGGTTCGCGACGCTGCACGAGCGCATGCGCGTCAACCCCGACGAGTTCGACTACATCTACTACGTCTACGGGCTCGATCACTACGGCAACATGCCGCTCATCGAGCCGCTCGAATACCGCGAGGCACGCTCGGTGCACGATTTCGTGATCGCCATCGATACGTCGGAATCGGTGTCGGGCGAGCTCGTGCAGGCTTTCATCCGCAAGACGTACAACATCTTGAAGCAGGTCGAAAATTTCACCGAGCGCGTGAACATCCACATCATTCAATGCGACGCGCGCGTGCAGGAGGATACGGTGATCACCTCGCTCGAAGAGCTCGATCTCTACATCGATTCGATGGAGCTCAAGGGGTTCGGCGGTACCGATTTCCGTCCGGTGTTCGAGTACGTGAACCTTCTGGTTGCGCGGGGGGCATTCGCCGATCTGCGGGGACTCGTGTACTTCACCGACGGACAGGGCACCTTCCCGAGCAGAAAGCCGCCTTACGACGCGGTGTTCGCGTTTATCGACGACGGGTACTCCGATCCGAGCGTACCCCCGTGGGCGCTCAAGGTGATCTTAGACGAAAGGGGACTGACATGA
- a CDS encoding ATP-binding protein — protein sequence MNIAEAKQQVKDTIEAYLARDAHGCALLDTARQRPVFLVGAPGIGKTAIMAQIAQELGMGLVSYSMTHHTRQSALGLPFIVHETYDGVEYAASEYTMSEIIASVYDYMKRTGVKQGILFLDEINCVSETLYPSMLQFLQFKTFGRHAVPEGWIIACAGNPPEYNKSVHEFDIVTLDRVKKIAVEPDFGAWKAYALSKGTHPAILTFLEIKKNRFYSVETSLEGKAFVTARGWDDLSDMMAVFEELGKTIDYDLIVQYVQDDTIAREFAAYFDLFNKYKDDYRIDEILDGGDVADVAERARGAQFDERLSLIGLLLDAVVGDMADVVGATDVLVALRDDLRCVKQAVSEGGDALALLEDVERRKTAQLELAAAAGTLSKARRKTAEGELEELAELALAAAGAADSQEAYEIVSQEFSAKAEALQSRAAEVEERLARAFRFVDQAFGDQQELLVFTTELTSRTHSARYIAQYGSESYFAHNEDMILSERQRDLRRRVEDLDL from the coding sequence ATGAACATAGCGGAAGCGAAACAGCAGGTGAAAGATACGATCGAAGCGTACTTGGCACGCGATGCGCACGGATGCGCCCTCTTGGACACAGCAAGGCAGCGCCCGGTGTTTCTCGTGGGTGCGCCCGGCATCGGCAAAACGGCCATCATGGCGCAGATCGCCCAGGAGCTCGGGATGGGGCTCGTGTCCTACTCGATGACGCATCATACGCGGCAAAGCGCGCTCGGGCTCCCGTTCATCGTGCACGAAACGTACGACGGGGTCGAGTACGCCGCATCCGAGTACACCATGAGCGAGATCATCGCATCGGTGTACGATTACATGAAGCGCACCGGGGTCAAACAGGGCATCCTGTTTCTCGACGAGATCAACTGCGTGTCCGAGACGCTCTACCCCTCGATGCTCCAGTTCCTGCAGTTCAAAACGTTCGGCCGCCATGCGGTTCCCGAGGGTTGGATCATCGCGTGCGCGGGCAATCCGCCCGAGTACAACAAGTCGGTGCACGAGTTCGACATCGTCACGCTCGACCGTGTCAAGAAGATCGCCGTCGAGCCTGATTTCGGGGCATGGAAGGCCTATGCTCTGTCGAAGGGCACGCATCCCGCCATCCTCACCTTCCTTGAGATCAAGAAGAACCGATTCTACTCCGTCGAAACGTCGCTTGAGGGCAAAGCGTTCGTCACGGCGCGCGGCTGGGACGATCTGTCCGACATGATGGCCGTGTTCGAAGAGCTGGGCAAGACGATCGACTACGATCTGATCGTGCAGTACGTGCAAGACGATACGATCGCCCGCGAATTCGCCGCGTACTTCGATCTGTTCAACAAGTACAAAGACGATTACCGCATCGACGAGATTCTCGACGGCGGGGATGTCGCAGACGTTGCCGAGCGGGCGCGCGGTGCGCAGTTCGATGAGCGCCTCTCGCTCATCGGTCTTCTGCTCGATGCCGTCGTCGGCGATATGGCGGACGTTGTGGGTGCTACCGACGTGCTGGTTGCGCTGCGCGACGATCTGCGCTGCGTGAAGCAAGCCGTCAGCGAAGGCGGCGATGCGCTTGCGCTGCTCGAAGACGTCGAAAGGCGCAAAACGGCTCAGCTCGAACTTGCGGCAGCCGCAGGCACGCTGTCGAAAGCGCGGCGGAAAACGGCCGAGGGCGAGCTTGAAGAGCTTGCCGAGCTTGCGCTCGCCGCGGCCGGGGCCGCCGATTCGCAGGAAGCATACGAGATCGTCTCCCAAGAGTTTTCGGCTAAAGCCGAAGCTTTGCAGAGCCGTGCCGCCGAGGTGGAAGAGCGCCTTGCCCGCGCGTTTCGTTTCGTGGACCAGGCATTCGGCGACCAACAGGAGCTGCTCGTGTTTACGACCGAGCTCACTTCGCGCACGCACTCGGCACGCTATATTGCCCAATACGGAAGCGAATCGTATTTCGCTCACAACGAAGACATGATACTCTCGGAACGCCAACGCGATCTCAGGCGGCGCGTCGAGGATCTGGACCTATAG
- a CDS encoding class I SAM-dependent methyltransferase, with protein METHHPIDERILKEHYERLPQEYGFASQCKMVLLGDLKHKRVLDIDCRRGKGVVKLSDYVGARGHVVGVDPNPEWIAVAESFMEDAWRRNGLPENNMEFRHAYPEDLASAGLADSSFDLVFANSSIALDYSPEMIVREVFRVLRPGGVFVFDGVVAESLRDADTLAWARAIGNAVQAAFYRKAFEQMVADVGFDRPEYYEESDVRPETGSADGIEVPVAETGEEVRFVKTTARICKPRR; from the coding sequence ATGGAAACGCACCATCCGATTGACGAGCGGATTCTGAAGGAGCACTACGAGCGGCTGCCCCAGGAATACGGGTTTGCAAGCCAGTGCAAGATGGTTCTTTTGGGCGATCTGAAGCACAAGCGCGTCCTTGACATCGATTGCCGGAGGGGCAAGGGCGTCGTGAAGCTCTCCGACTACGTTGGGGCGCGCGGACATGTTGTGGGAGTCGATCCGAACCCGGAGTGGATAGCCGTTGCGGAATCGTTCATGGAAGACGCATGGCGCAGAAACGGTCTGCCTGAGAACAACATGGAGTTTCGCCATGCTTATCCGGAAGATCTCGCTTCTGCGGGTTTGGCGGACTCCTCGTTCGATCTCGTGTTCGCGAACAGCAGCATCGCTCTCGATTACAGCCCCGAAATGATTGTGCGCGAGGTGTTTCGCGTGCTGCGACCGGGAGGCGTATTCGTCTTTGACGGGGTTGTCGCCGAATCGCTGCGGGATGCTGATACGTTGGCGTGGGCGCGCGCGATCGGCAACGCGGTGCAGGCGGCGTTTTACCGCAAAGCGTTCGAGCAGATGGTTGCGGATGTGGGGTTCGACCGGCCCGAGTACTACGAAGAGTCGGACGTGCGGCCCGAAACGGGCTCTGCCGACGGGATCGAAGTGCCGGTTGCCGAGACGGGCGAAGAGGTCCGCTTCGTGAAGACGACGGCGCGCATCTGCAAGCCGCGCCGGTAA
- the dnaG gene encoding DNA primase translates to MAGFSEEDIRKVREANDVVSVIGDRVPVRQRGRDFWCCCPIHDEKTPSCKIDPAAQLWHCFGCGAGGDVFSFVMQVDDLDFPDAVRKLAERGNVQITESGKPAVAHGYKARLKEICKETAAFYHTQLMRGKEAGAASARSYLAGRGLGGEVPKRWELGYAPGGGQLVRHLKAKGFKDKELVDANVALDGSSDGRRGGLKDRFYNRIMFPIYDVQGECIAFGGRIIGDGQPKYLNSQETPVFHKSEVLFGLDKAKAAMASSGVAVVVEGYTDVIALSEAGIKNAVATLGTALTHQHIRALSRHAKQRIIYLFDGDEAGQRAADRALGFIDKSMTPEAGRTKIELAAVTLPDNLDPADFVEQRGAAALSELLASARPLLKYGIERRIAKHDLSSAEGRATALADALSVLAPIKDSILAKDYAIQIAGMVRARENDVLDQLAALEAPRAQGDRDEAEAQPHLRRAPQTSGLSQSELSRRRYEREFLSLIVRHPEEGLRFADALAQTQWHEQVHGLLAHSILDTLAANPDAKGPELVTRAQATIPAAANILTAGSMTEDSGAQALASFLAEELALGDMEDAMAALKAQLSRAEGLEAQEYEMLFESAVAMQKELARRRQAHRSVG, encoded by the coding sequence GTGGCAGGGTTCAGCGAGGAAGACATCCGCAAGGTCAGAGAGGCGAACGATGTGGTCTCCGTCATTGGCGACCGTGTTCCCGTGCGTCAGCGCGGGCGCGATTTCTGGTGCTGTTGTCCCATCCACGACGAGAAGACGCCGTCGTGCAAGATCGATCCAGCGGCTCAGCTGTGGCACTGTTTCGGGTGCGGCGCAGGCGGCGATGTGTTCAGCTTCGTCATGCAGGTTGACGACCTCGATTTTCCCGATGCCGTGCGCAAACTCGCCGAGCGGGGAAACGTGCAGATCACCGAAAGCGGCAAACCTGCCGTAGCCCACGGCTACAAAGCACGGCTCAAAGAGATATGCAAGGAAACCGCAGCGTTTTACCACACGCAGCTCATGCGCGGGAAAGAGGCGGGGGCCGCGTCAGCGCGAAGCTACCTTGCCGGGCGCGGGCTCGGCGGCGAGGTGCCTAAGCGCTGGGAGCTCGGGTACGCTCCGGGCGGCGGCCAGCTCGTCCGTCATCTCAAGGCGAAGGGCTTCAAGGATAAAGAGCTCGTCGATGCGAATGTCGCGCTCGACGGATCCTCCGACGGGCGGCGCGGCGGTTTGAAAGACCGTTTCTACAACCGCATCATGTTTCCCATCTACGATGTGCAAGGGGAGTGCATCGCGTTCGGCGGCCGCATCATCGGCGACGGGCAACCCAAGTACCTTAATTCGCAGGAAACCCCCGTGTTCCATAAATCGGAGGTGCTGTTCGGGCTCGACAAGGCGAAGGCGGCTATGGCGTCAAGCGGCGTGGCCGTCGTGGTCGAAGGGTATACCGATGTGATCGCGCTCTCCGAAGCGGGCATCAAAAATGCGGTGGCAACGCTTGGCACCGCGCTTACCCATCAACACATCCGCGCGCTTTCGCGCCACGCGAAGCAGCGGATCATCTACCTGTTCGACGGCGACGAGGCGGGGCAGCGCGCTGCGGATCGGGCACTCGGGTTCATTGACAAGTCCATGACGCCCGAAGCGGGCCGCACGAAGATCGAGCTTGCCGCCGTTACACTTCCCGACAATCTCGACCCTGCCGACTTCGTCGAACAGCGCGGGGCCGCTGCGCTGTCCGAGCTTTTGGCTTCGGCGCGGCCGCTGCTCAAATACGGTATCGAGCGCCGCATCGCAAAACATGATCTTTCTTCGGCCGAGGGCCGTGCTACAGCTCTTGCCGACGCACTTTCGGTGCTTGCGCCCATCAAGGATTCTATCCTAGCGAAGGATTACGCGATTCAGATAGCGGGTATGGTGCGGGCGCGCGAGAACGACGTGCTCGATCAGCTGGCGGCCCTCGAAGCGCCGCGGGCGCAGGGGGATCGCGACGAGGCCGAAGCGCAGCCGCACCTGCGGCGTGCGCCGCAGACCTCAGGGCTTTCTCAAAGCGAGCTTTCGCGCCGCCGTTACGAGCGGGAATTTTTGAGTTTGATCGTGCGCCATCCCGAGGAGGGCTTGCGCTTCGCCGATGCACTCGCGCAGACGCAGTGGCACGAACAGGTGCACGGCCTGCTTGCGCATAGCATTCTCGATACGCTGGCCGCAAACCCCGATGCCAAAGGCCCCGAGCTTGTCACAAGGGCGCAGGCGACCATTCCCGCTGCAGCGAACATTCTCACGGCGGGTTCGATGACCGAGGATTCGGGCGCGCAGGCGCTCGCGTCGTTTCTGGCTGAGGAGCTTGCGCTCGGAGACATGGAGGATGCGATGGCTGCGCTCAAGGCCCAGCTTTCCCGCGCCGAAGGTCTTGAGGCGCAGGAGTACGAGATGTTGTTCGAAAGCGCGGTTGCCATGCAGAAGGAACTTGCGCGCCGAAGGCAGGCACACCGCTCTGTCGGGTAG
- a CDS encoding NfeD family protein has product MSPFIWLGVAAVMGIVEVISFGLITMWFVVGALIAFLANLLGFDLVVQLVVFFVVSIVCLIVLRPMFLKYRKRGEKEEPDVVGQAAIVIETIDNERLAGRVETANRMTWAAKSADGAVLPAGETVVITGRESIRLIVERKPS; this is encoded by the coding sequence ATGAGTCCTTTTATCTGGTTAGGCGTCGCCGCGGTGATGGGCATCGTCGAGGTTATCTCGTTCGGCCTGATCACCATGTGGTTCGTTGTGGGAGCTCTCATCGCTTTCCTCGCGAATCTGCTCGGCTTCGACCTCGTCGTCCAGCTTGTCGTGTTCTTCGTGGTGTCGATCGTGTGCTTGATCGTGCTACGACCGATGTTTCTCAAGTACCGCAAGCGCGGCGAGAAGGAAGAGCCCGACGTGGTCGGGCAGGCGGCCATCGTCATCGAAACCATTGACAACGAACGGCTCGCAGGGCGCGTCGAAACCGCTAACCGCATGACGTGGGCGGCGAAAAGCGCCGATGGCGCAGTGCTACCGGCCGGCGAGACGGTCGTCATCACAGGTAGGGAGAGCATTAGGCTCATCGTTGAAAGGAAACCCTCATGA
- a CDS encoding SPFH domain-containing protein — MNVLIVVAVLVVLLVLFSVTCIKIIPQATAAVVERFGSYLTTWNNGIHVKVPFIDRVRGGISLKEQVFDFPPQPVITKDNVTMSIDTVVFFQIMDPKLYCYGVENPIIAIENLSATTLRNIIGDLDLDTTLVSRDVVNAKMRAILDEATDAWGIKVNRVEVKNITPPAAIQQAMEKQMKAEREKREAVLLAEGEKQAAITIAEGNKQAQILAAEADKQQVILAAEAEKEKQMREAEGEAEAIRNVQQATADGIRVVREAGADNAVLTLKALDSLGVLANGTATKLIVPSDIQGIAGLAASLKEVFVDEPSVKQDKTAGQDR; from the coding sequence ATGAACGTTTTGATCGTAGTCGCAGTGCTCGTGGTGCTGCTCGTGCTCTTCTCGGTCACGTGCATCAAGATCATCCCGCAGGCGACCGCTGCGGTCGTCGAGCGCTTCGGCTCGTATTTGACGACCTGGAACAACGGCATCCATGTCAAAGTGCCGTTCATCGACCGCGTGCGCGGCGGCATTTCGCTCAAAGAGCAGGTGTTCGATTTCCCGCCGCAGCCCGTCATCACGAAGGACAACGTGACCATGTCGATCGACACGGTCGTGTTCTTCCAGATCATGGATCCGAAGCTGTACTGCTACGGCGTCGAGAACCCCATCATCGCCATCGAGAACCTCTCAGCTACTACGCTGCGCAACATCATCGGCGACCTGGATCTCGACACCACGCTCGTGTCGCGCGATGTGGTGAACGCGAAGATGCGCGCTATCCTCGACGAGGCCACCGACGCCTGGGGCATCAAGGTCAACCGCGTCGAGGTGAAGAACATCACGCCGCCCGCCGCCATCCAGCAGGCCATGGAAAAGCAGATGAAGGCCGAGCGCGAGAAGCGCGAGGCGGTGCTGCTCGCCGAGGGCGAGAAGCAGGCGGCAATTACGATTGCCGAAGGCAACAAGCAGGCGCAGATCCTTGCCGCCGAGGCCGACAAACAGCAGGTCATCCTGGCCGCCGAAGCCGAGAAAGAAAAGCAGATGCGCGAGGCCGAAGGCGAGGCGGAGGCTATCCGAAACGTTCAACAGGCAACGGCCGACGGCATCCGCGTGGTGCGCGAGGCGGGGGCGGACAACGCAGTGCTGACGCTGAAGGCGCTCGATTCGCTCGGCGTGCTCGCGAACGGCACCGCAACGAAGCTCATCGTTCCCTCCGACATCCAGGGCATCGCCGGCTTGGCCGCATCGCTCAAAGAGGTGTTCGTTGATGAGCCTTCTGTTAAGCAGGATAAAACCGCTGGACAAGATCGGTAA
- the def gene encoding peptide deformylase: protein MKIVLSPDPVLRQVCEPCRVEDASIKKLAKQMAKAMYKNNGCGLAASQVGVLKRLVVIDCDTETDEQNPIFLVNPEIVELEGDPVVEGESCLSCPGITIPIARPPFAKVRFLDLDGEEWTIEGDGLLGRCLQHEINHLDGKTMFEVCDPLARIEALRDYEAALAAGAKPGETGASR from the coding sequence ATGAAGATAGTACTTTCTCCCGATCCGGTGCTCCGTCAGGTGTGCGAACCGTGCCGGGTCGAGGATGCAAGCATCAAGAAGCTTGCGAAGCAGATGGCGAAGGCCATGTACAAGAACAACGGCTGCGGCTTGGCCGCCTCCCAGGTCGGGGTGTTGAAACGGCTCGTAGTTATCGACTGCGACACCGAGACTGACGAGCAGAACCCGATTTTTCTGGTGAACCCCGAAATTGTCGAGCTCGAGGGCGATCCGGTGGTTGAAGGAGAATCGTGCCTTTCGTGTCCCGGCATCACCATTCCCATTGCGCGGCCCCCGTTCGCGAAAGTCCGCTTCCTCGACCTTGACGGCGAAGAATGGACCATCGAGGGCGACGGGCTTTTGGGCCGCTGCCTGCAGCACGAGATCAACCACCTCGACGGCAAGACCATGTTCGAGGTATGCGACCCCTTGGCACGCATCGAGGCGCTCAGGGATTACGAAGCTGCGCTTGCCGCAGGAGCGAAACCGGGAGAAACGGGCGCCAGCAGATGA
- the fmt gene encoding methionyl-tRNA formyltransferase, whose translation MRIVFMGTPEFAATILEDLVQQHDVAAVYTRPDAVRGRGSDAEASPVKRVAERYGIEVRTPKTLRDEGEQHYLASLAPEVICVAAYGMILPKEVLEVPPYGCINVHASLLPAWRGAAPVERAILADETETGVCVMQMEEGLDTGAYCICRTANIEDKGAEELTDELANLGSHALLTALVHIEAGVAEWTRQDDTLATYAHKIEKHELDLSPDAPARELVLKVQASGSAHPSRAVVAGRAVTVLKLREVAGDEQAETLAGGLAAGSVRFAGKRLFLGAADGAVEVLSVKPDGKKAMDAKSFAAGIQGIKGDTHTWGAPDGL comes from the coding sequence ATGAGAATCGTCTTCATGGGCACCCCCGAGTTTGCCGCGACGATCCTCGAGGATCTCGTGCAGCAGCACGATGTCGCTGCGGTGTACACCAGGCCCGACGCGGTGCGCGGGAGGGGCTCAGACGCCGAGGCGTCGCCCGTGAAGCGCGTCGCCGAACGCTACGGCATCGAGGTGCGTACGCCTAAAACGCTGCGCGATGAGGGCGAGCAGCATTATCTGGCGAGCCTTGCACCCGAGGTCATCTGCGTGGCTGCCTACGGCATGATCCTGCCGAAGGAGGTGCTCGAGGTGCCTCCGTACGGCTGCATCAACGTGCATGCGTCGCTTCTGCCCGCGTGGCGCGGCGCAGCCCCCGTCGAGCGCGCCATCCTTGCTGACGAGACCGAGACGGGCGTGTGCGTCATGCAGATGGAAGAGGGGCTCGATACGGGCGCGTATTGCATCTGCCGCACTGCGAACATCGAAGATAAGGGAGCCGAAGAGCTCACCGACGAGCTTGCGAACCTCGGATCGCACGCGTTGCTCACGGCGCTCGTCCACATAGAAGCGGGCGTTGCCGAGTGGACGCGGCAAGACGATACCCTCGCAACCTACGCGCACAAGATCGAGAAGCACGAACTCGATCTATCGCCCGATGCCCCGGCGCGTGAACTCGTGCTCAAAGTGCAGGCTTCGGGTTCGGCCCATCCGTCGCGCGCGGTCGTTGCCGGGCGCGCGGTGACGGTCCTGAAGCTGCGCGAAGTCGCAGGAGACGAACAGGCCGAAACGCTTGCAGGCGGATTGGCCGCAGGCTCGGTGCGCTTTGCGGGCAAGCGGCTGTTCCTCGGCGCGGCCGACGGGGCGGTCGAGGTCCTGTCCGTGAAGCCCGACGGCAAGAAGGCCATGGACGCCAAATCGTTCGCTGCGGGCATTCAGGGCATCAAGGGCGATACGCATACGTGGGGCGCTCCCGATGGCCTATAA
- a CDS encoding RsmB/NOP family class I SAM-dependent RNA methyltransferase, which yields MAYKGSTRISKASPARKAALEVGATVRARSAFTQDIISKTIDRSPLTPEDRAFATRLALGVTSSVGTLDEVIDRCLKSPSDIKCDVRDALRVSAYEILFLEKSPHAAVDQGVELVRSVAPKAAGLANAVLRKIVAAKAEFPFGDPETDTAALARQHAFPVWLAERLIADLGRDAACAFMQASNEPAPVFVAVNSLKATDDEVLEIFEREGAPLSPVSFGESAVPGCFRLASPRTLAGKAAERLFAAGKILVSDAASQAIAFGLLADRGAPATFLEIGAGRATKTILLQSNSNRLFESQIALSTLDNHEFKTKLLEERAKRYGARVDRAYTGDATDLASVVGAERFDTVFIDAPCSGLGTLRRHPEIRWRITPQDVASLANTGFDMLVSAAAHVNPGGSLVFATCTVLREENEAVVRRFLESEAGAAFDLDSLLGKRVFSVRLAPRSSDAHFAVRLVRAR from the coding sequence ATGGCCTATAAGGGAAGCACGCGCATCTCAAAGGCGAGCCCTGCGCGCAAAGCGGCGCTTGAGGTAGGTGCGACCGTTCGGGCTCGAAGCGCGTTCACGCAGGATATTATCTCCAAAACCATCGATCGCTCTCCGCTTACGCCCGAAGACCGGGCTTTTGCGACGAGGCTTGCGCTCGGGGTGACGAGCAGCGTCGGCACGCTCGACGAGGTGATCGACCGCTGCCTGAAATCGCCGAGCGACATCAAGTGCGATGTGCGCGACGCTTTGCGCGTAAGCGCTTACGAGATACTTTTCCTCGAAAAGAGCCCCCATGCCGCCGTGGATCAGGGGGTCGAACTCGTGAGGTCGGTTGCGCCGAAGGCGGCGGGCCTCGCCAACGCCGTGCTCAGGAAGATCGTGGCTGCAAAAGCCGAATTCCCGTTCGGCGATCCGGAAACCGACACCGCGGCGCTCGCGCGGCAGCATGCGTTTCCCGTCTGGCTTGCCGAGCGCCTCATAGCCGATCTCGGCCGCGATGCAGCGTGCGCGTTCATGCAGGCTTCGAACGAGCCCGCGCCGGTGTTCGTCGCCGTCAACAGCTTGAAGGCGACCGATGACGAAGTCCTCGAAATATTCGAGCGCGAGGGTGCGCCCCTTTCGCCCGTTTCGTTCGGCGAGAGTGCGGTTCCGGGGTGTTTCCGCCTCGCTTCGCCGAGGACTCTTGCCGGGAAGGCTGCCGAGCGGCTTTTCGCCGCAGGTAAGATACTCGTGAGCGATGCCGCCTCCCAGGCTATCGCGTTCGGCTTGCTTGCCGACCGCGGCGCTCCTGCTACGTTTCTCGAGATCGGTGCCGGCCGCGCGACGAAAACCATTCTTCTGCAGAGCAACTCAAACCGCCTCTTCGAAAGCCAGATCGCGCTTTCGACGCTCGATAACCACGAGTTCAAAACCAAACTGCTCGAAGAGCGGGCAAAACGCTACGGCGCGAGGGTTGATCGGGCCTATACCGGCGATGCTACCGATCTTGCCTCTGTCGTGGGAGCCGAGCGCTTCGATACCGTGTTCATCGACGCCCCGTGCTCGGGGCTCGGCACCCTTCGCCGCCATCCCGAGATCAGATGGCGCATCACGCCGCAGGACGTTGCCTCGCTTGCGAACACCGGCTTCGACATGCTCGTTTCAGCGGCAGCACACGTCAACCCTGGCGGCTCGCTCGTCTTCGCTACCTGTACGGTTTTGCGCGAGGAGAACGAGGCGGTCGTGCGAAGGTTTTTGGAAAGCGAAGCGGGCGCGGCGTTCGATCTCGACAGCTTACTCGGCAAGCGCGTGTTCTCGGTGCGGCTCGCTCCGCGTTCTTCTGATGCGCATTTCGCGGTTCGTCTGGTACGGGCCAGGTGA